In Cydia strobilella chromosome 22, ilCydStro3.1, whole genome shotgun sequence, one genomic interval encodes:
- the LOC134751608 gene encoding beta-1,3-galactosyltransferase 5-like has product IVGSYLLTVYYCQHVATVIDLVCLVSISCKHQRLTMFERQNGEKCEMMFPHKLAILVVSALLIYDFYNSSTPVEIRIQNPQFALLGPYNTTEPSPIVDDVYDQLIDLKNFSFKVNPLPCQNYAAGLLLVIIISSNPSNYDNRMVIRNTWGRSVDSTKVVFLMGESENATLSQKIQNESAIFGDIVQGSFTDAYRNMTYKHVMGLKWVSHHCPMAKYILKTDDDVVVNSHALRQFLARELSPWGAKGLITCQVLEHALVQRSHRSKWRVSPAEYKPHYYPTYCAGWAILYSQDVVPRLLKTAQSTPYFWIDDVHVTGVVAQQIGVARTPLASLVLSRNRATMLTSLGADYAGKFLFGPPDISVSKISQIWKAIPE; this is encoded by the exons attgtTGGTTCTTACCTTTTAACTGTATATTATTGTCAACATGTTGCAACCGTGATTGATTTAGTGTGTCTTGTTTCCATCTCGTGTAAACATCAAAGGCTTACTATGTTCGAAAGGCAAAACGGTGAAAAATGCGAAATGATGTTCCCACACAAACTTGCGATTCTCGTCGTCAGCGCTCTGCTGATTTACGACTTCTATAACAGCTCTACGCCTGTAGAAATCCGCATTCAGAACCCTCAATTCGCTTTACTAGGCCCATATAATACTACAGAACCAAGCCCGATAGTAGATGATGTTTACGATCAacttattgatttaaaaaactTCTCTTTCAAAGTTAATCCTCTACCTTGTCAGAACTACGCCGCTGGACTGCTACTGGTCATAATAATATCTTCAAATCCGAGTAATTATGACAACAGGATGGTTATTCGGAATACATGGGGGCGTTCTGTAGATTCAACTAAAGTTGTGTTTTTGATGGGAGAGTCAGAAAATGCGACATTGTCTCAAAAGATTCAGAATGAATCGGCCATATTTGGGGATATTGTGCAAGGTAGCTTTACGGATGCTTACCGTAACATGACTTACAAGCATGTGATGGGTTTGAAGTGGGTGTCGCATCATTGTCCAATGGCGAAGTACATTTTGAAGACGGATGATGATGTTGTGGTGAATTCTCATGCGTTGAGGCAGTTTCTGGCACGGGAGCTGTCGCCGTGGGGAGCGAAGGGGCTGATTACATGTCAGGTTTTGGAGCATGCTTTGGTGCAACGGTCACATCGTTCTAAGTGGAGAGTGTCACCAGCCGAGTATAAGCCACATTACTATCCAACATACTGTGCAg GTTGGGCCATCCTCTACTCCCAAGATGTGGTGCCCCGACTGCTGAAGACAGCCCAATCTACCCCCTACTTCTGGATTGACGATGTCCACGTCACCGGCGTGGTGGCCCAGCAGATCGGCGTGGCTCGCACTCCGCTGGCCAGCCTGGTGCTGTCTCGGAACCGTGCCACGATGCTGACCTCACTCGGAGCTGATTATGCTGGGAAGTTCTTGTTCGGACCACCCGATATTAGTGTTAGCAAGATCTCGCAGATATGGAAAGCTATTCCTGAATAG